CAGTATAGGCATAGCAGTGCTGTGCGCGCGCGCGCAGTATAGGCATAGCAGTGCTGTGCGCGCGCGCAGTATATTTGTAGTTTTTATTTCCATCTTTTACTCATTCTTCTTCCATAATTTGCTGTCATGTTTTCATCTGTATTTGTTTTTCTTAAGgaccaacttaaaaaaaaaataaaaatttgaattttaGATTTTATTTGCTGTTTTTGCCATTTTCCTAGAACACAGATGTAATAAAACTAAATCCTCCGCAGATGAGCTGTGTAAGCACAGAACATGCCCTCACCGGCTTTTATGGGCTAAACCCAGCAGCGAAGGGGATCGGCTGGAACAGGCGgcgtactgaaaaaaaaaaaacaccactgggGAGGGAGAGttaacaaaactggtgtaaaggaaaacctcagttgcccgtggcaaccaatcagatcccacctttcatttttgagtgctccttttggaaaatgagacttggaatctgattggttgctatggacaactaaaccagttctactttacaccagttttgataaatcttccgtgtgtaagaaaagaaaaaaaaaaaaaaaaaaacaccttgtgGCAGGGATGGGGTACTGCAGGCTCTTATTGGCAGTGGGTCATAGGgtgtattttagtatttttttccacatACTGCTTCATGGCACACCTCAGCCCTAACGTGGTCTCTGTCACGTACGCCTCGTGTGATAGATGACCCCCACCTGCACCGTATGAGACGCAAAAGGGGTAATTTGCATAGTGTTAATGAGTGTCCACACGCAAGTCACCTAAAATAACGTACATTTTATTGCACATGAACGTTTCTAGCGATTACTTTATCCGCTGTGGTGTCCCCATGACAACACTTCCTGAGTTCAGGCCACCAGATCACAGGAAGGAAGTGAGGTCCTAAGGAAAGATACAGCACTTGTAAGGGGGGGCTTAATAAAACCGCAGAGGGGGCAGGATCGGAGGGGCACGCCGTATTAAAGGCCTCGGCTCAGTCCGTCTTTCAGCTCCTCCGGTTTGAAGACTCCGCGCTCTGTGATTATGGCAGTAATCAGTTCATGCGGAGTGACGTCGAACGCGGGGTTCCACACCCCGATACCTGTCAGGAGGAGAAGGCGGGAATGAAGGATCAGTGCGCAATCAGGAGCCAGCACCAGCCATGTCCGCCCGCCACCCACCTGGAGCCGCCACCCGGACGCCGTTGATGTCGGTCAGCTCGTGGCCGGGCCTCTCCTCTATGacaatactgccacctgtaggcAAGCTGAGGTCGCAGGAAGTGCTTGGCGCCGCCACACAGAAAGGTATCCCGTGGTGCTTGGCAAGGACAGCCAACTGGTATGTTCCAACTTTGTTGGCGGTGTCACCGTTAGCGACCACGCGGTCGGCGCCCACCACAACGGCTGGGGAGAGAATTGGATGAGTTAAGCCCTCGGGGGCACGGGTAActccagccaccactaggtggagctcattGCACTGAGCTTAAAAAGGTTCTCCAAGATTTATTttaactggtgacctatcctcagaataggtcgtcatcatctgatgggtgggggtctgacacccgggaccaccaCCGAGAAGTCacggaagataggtcatcagtagaaaagtcttggaaaacccctttaatgggtgcTGTATTCATACACCTGcgattagctccctctagtggtggtcatGAACATGACCGTACTGACCGGTAACCTGGCGTTCCCTCATGGACACTGCCGCCATGCTGTCTGTGATGAGGGTGGCCGGGATCTTCTCGTACACCAGCTCGTACGCCGTCAGCCTGGATCCCTGGTTATAAGGACGGGTCTCCGTGCAGAAGACGTGGGACAGGCGCCCCATTGCCTGCAGGGAACGCACCACACCTGtcgggggaggggagaggaagaATCTGCAGTTTAGTAACAGAACCTATGGAATGGACCCAGAACTTCATGAGGCTTGGACCATCAGGTGTCAGAGAAGCTTCAGACTGTCAGGCGGCCTGACCTGCCGAATTACGGTCAGAAGAAACCGCCCCCATTCGCTTCAGGTGGCTCACACGTCCGACAGCTCTCTCCAAACACGTGCACACCTGGCTGAGCATGAATGTGTTCTGTATCTCTTGAGAACCAAAGGATTGGGCAGCtaaaatccaacatgcccgaGCCAAGTTTCCCTGAGAGTCGGAAGCGGAGATGATCTGAGCAGCAATGTAAAGTATGGAGGAAAGAGCAGCAccaggaggaaggacctcagcagaGAAAAATGCCGAATTtctagaagggggaggggtgcacGTGTTAGGTTTGGAGGTCTGGGGGGAGTCAGTGGTCATCACGTAATATGATGATATCGGTAACTATTATGAGGTTGAGGGGAGTTCTATTATTGGGACCATAGGGGGTGTCACCCAACTTCCCAGAGACCCTTAATACCATGACTATCCAGGACCTCTGCTCCTGCttttctacttgtataagtgtcagtcttcactgcagcTCTGGCATTCTATTCAAGGGCAGGGAAAATAACGTAAAAAAAGCTGCAGAAAACAGCATCGGCCATCTTACCCAGGGCAGTGCCATAGCCGGCGGTGGCCAGTGAGCCGGTGTTGCAGTGGGTCATTATGACCACCCCACTCGGGGCGCCGGCGGTCTGCAGGATGTGCTGGGCCCCCAGGTCCCCGATCATACGATTGTCTTTGACGTCTTTCTCCAGGAGGGATTCTGCCCACCGGATCACACTGACAACGACAGGAGAATGACAGGCCTGAGGCGCGAGGCACAGGACGTGGGGCAGGCTCGGCACAAGCATGGCTGGCGGCACATGTACCTGTCAGTCAGCTCCTGGACGGTGACCCCCGGCTTTTCTGCCTCCTCCGCCAGGAACGCGCTGAGCTCATCTGCCGCCTTCTTCATGTTGACTGCGGTGGGCCTGGCGCCCACCAAGAGAGCCAACGATTCAGGGACGAACGCCAGGAGGTCGGCCGTCTGCTGTGGGGGACTGGAGGTCAGCTCCACCGCCAAGCTGAGGCAGCCCACGATGGCGATCGCCGGAGCACCGCGCACCTGCAGGAGCGGACATGTGCGTGTACTTAAAGGGGAGCTCCAGTTTTACAGAAATAAAGAGCAGTCTATAATGAATttgtcaccattttcaagatctcaccttgttgagcggagggtttgctacaatgtatcagtccaggCTATTCAGATTACAGAGGCCCCTATGTCAGCCACATGCCTCACCAGCACAGCATGGGGATGCAGAGTGGTCACCTCTGGTACTGAGGCCTGTTGCTAGGCAACCATGTGAACTCAAATGCACACTGATGCCATTCAGATTAaggtgttgcccatagcaaccatttaaaaaaaacaacaactttttaaTACAGATTTGCAAATAAAACCAGCGATCTAATAAATTAAGACAGGCCACGCCCCCACCTCCATATACCAATAGTTATGAACAGAGGGTGATCACGTGACGTGATGAGGCGACACGAGGCCCCGCCTCCTCGTCACTCACCTTCATGGTCCGGATGGCGTCTGCCCCGTCCCGCACGCCGGTCACCGGCTCATACTGACTGAGCTGTGGTAGGAGCAGCTGGTTCAGCACCTGCAGAGACCCCCGGCTGTAGCGCAAACACTCCAGCGACATGGTGAACACGCGGCTTCCGGGGCAATGTCCACATGTCGCCACAAGGGGGAGTGGCTACTTGTAGAACCCGGGGGCGGGGCTTTTGACGAGTAAATATCACTGCAGGATTGTGAATTTGTCACAACTTTATTGCTACCAACCTCACATTACTTCTCACTGTATCCATGTTACTGCGGCGCTAACCCTGTAACCTGTATATCACTGTATCCATGTTACTGCGGCGCTAACCCTGTAACCTGTATATCACTGTATCCATGTTACTGCGGCGCTAACCCTGTAACCTGTATATCACTGTATCCATGTTACTGCGGCGCTAACCCTGTAACCTGTATATCACTGTATCCATGTTACTGCGGCGCtaaccctgtaatctgtatatcaCAGTATCCATGTTACTGAGGTGCTAACCCTGTAACCTGTATATCACAGTATCCATGTTACTGCGGTGCTAAACCTGTATATCACAGTATCCATGTTACTGCGGCATGTTACTGCACTGCTAACCCTGTAACCTGTATATCACTGTATCCATGTCACTGCACTGCtaaccctgtaatctgtatatcaCTGTATCCATGTCACTGCACTGCTAACCCTGTAACCTGTATATCACTGTATCCATGTCACTGCACTGCTAACCCTGTAACCTGTATATCACTGTATCCATGTTACTGCGGCGCTAACCCTGTAACCTGTATATCACAGTATCCATGTTACTGCGGCGCTAACCCTGTAACCTGTATATCACAGTATCCATGTTACTGCGGTGCaaaccctgtaatctgtatatcaCTGTATCCGTGTCACTGCACTGCTAACCCTGTAACCTGTATATCACAGTATCCATGTTACTGCGGTGCTAACCCTGTAACCTGTATATCACAGTATCCATGTTACTGCGGCGCTAACCCTGTAACCTGTATATCACAGTATCCATGTTACTGCGGCATGTTACTGCACTGCTAACCCTGTAACCTGTATATCACTGTATCCATGTCACTGCACTGCtaaccctgtaatctgtatatcaCTGTATCCATGTCACTGCACTGCTAACCCTGTAACCTGTATATCACTGTATCCATGTCACTGCACTGCTAACCCTGTAACCTGTATATCACAGTATCCATGTTACTGCGGCGCTAACCCTGTAACCTGTATATCACAGTATCCATGTTACTGCGGTGCaaaccctgtaatctgtatatcaCTGTATCCATGTCACTGCACTGCTAACCCTGTAACCTGTATATCACTGTATCCATGTTACTGCGGCGCTAACCCTGTAACCTGTATATCACAGTATCCATGTTACTGCGGCGCTAACCCTGTAACCTGTATATCACTGTATCCATGTTACTGCGGCGCTAACCCTGTAACCTGTATATCACTGTATCCATGTTACTGCGGCGCTAACCCTGTAACCTGTATATCACAGTATCCATGTTACTGCGGTGCTAACCCTGTAACCTGTATATCACAGTATCCATGTTACTGCGGCGCTAACCCTGTAACCTGTATATCACAGTATCCATGTTAATGCGGCACTAACCCTGTAACCTGTATATCACAGTATCCATGTTACTGCGGTGCaaaccctgtaatctgtatatcaCTGTATCCATGTCACTGCACTGCTAACCCTGTAACCTGTATATCACTGTATCCATGTTACTGCACTGCTAACCCTGTAACCTGTATATCACAGTATCCATGTTACTGCGGCGCTAACCCTGTAACCTGTATATCACAGTATCCATGTTACTGCACTGCTAACCCTGTAACCTGTATATCACAGTATCCATGTTACTGCACTGCTAACCCTGTAACCTGTATATCACTGTATCCATGTTACTGCGCTGCTAACCCTGTAACCTGTATATCACTGTATCCATGTTACTGCGGCGCTAACCCTGTAACCTGTATATCACTGTATCCATGTTACTGCGGCACtaaccctgtaatctgtatatcaCGGTATCCATGATACTGCACTGCTAACCCTGTAACCTGTATATCACTGTATCCATGATACTGCACTGCTAACCCTGTAACCTGTATATCACTGTATCCATGTTACTGCGGCGCtaaccctgtaatctgtatatcaCTGTATCCATGTTACTGCGGCACtaaccctgtaatctgtatatcaCTGTATCCATGATACTGCACTGCTAACCCTGTAACCTGTATATCACAGTATCCATGTTACTGCACTGCTAACCCTGTAACCTGTATATCACTGTATCCATGTTACTGCGGTGCTAACCCTGTAACCTGTATATCACTGTATCCATGTTACTGCGCTGCTAACCCTGTAACCTGTATATTACAGTATCCATGTTACCagcagagcccttgtagcacTCAGTGGATATTTTAGGGTTCCCACCCCTTCTACAATTGAAACAAAAACTCCAGTTAGACCGTATTGGATGCAACTTGTTTATTTGGTATTCAAAGTTGGTTGCTGCGGCGAGGTAACGTTTCGGCAACtctgtgccttcatcagactgcagcaaaaaataaatatagtatCTATATCATTAAATATGACAGCGGATATATAATGTACATTTGTGTATAGGAACATTATACAAGTAAAGTAAatagatgaaaaaataataaaggcaTAAGGAAATAATAAATTAGAAATCCGCTGGAGTTCAAAGTTAGAGAGCCTGTTGCGGTAAGGACACAGTCAACCAGTGTCATCCTCTTTTAGTCAAAAATCAGCTGTAGTGATAGATGAAGAATTCTCTTGCATTCGTGAAGCAGTATAGGGGACCTGGTTCCCCCCCTGCTTATTCAGATACCATACTGTTGCCAGGTTGTCTGAGCGAATCAGGACTGACTTGTTGATGATCCACGGTTTGAAATGTAGAACTGCCTTGAGTTCCTTGAAATTTGAAGACTTCCACCTGTCTTCCAGCTGCCATGTATCGTGGACCCGATGTAGGAGATGTGCTACCCATCCGGTTATTATGACATATTCTTCTTGCAAGACAAATTTCTTCCCTCTCAAGAGATTCTCTGACACTAGCCACCACCGGAGATCTGCTCTTGTAGAAACTTGAATAGCCATATATCTCTGAAGATGACCAGGATCCTGGTGCCAAGAACTGAGGATGTCCTGTTGCAGTTCTCTGAAATGAGTCTTTGCCCAAGGGTACGAGATTACCCTGAGAATAGCATTGATTCTCTCCTCTAGGAGAAAGAGAGTCTGTAAAGATGAGTCTATGATGAACCCCAAGGAATCTATTCCAGGTCACAGGGATTATGTCTGATTTTGACCAGTTTATTAAGAATCCTAGCTTCCTTAGCAAGTTGATGGTAAGGGACCGATGAATTTGAAGATGATGTACTGACGGGGCTAacagaagccagtcgtccaggtatggcACAATTTGGATACTTTGGAGCCTCAAATATGTGACAATAATGATGGTGACCTTGGTGAATACCCTGGGTGCTGGAGAGAGCCCGAATGGCATGGCCCTGAACTGTACATGCTGGTCCCGACCTTGATATAGAAAGGCCACATGAAGATATTTCCTGCAGTCCGAATGTACTGGCACATGTAGGTAAGCATTTGAAAGGTCCAGTGATGTCATGATGTCTGCTTCTTGTAAAACATTGACGTCGGATCTTATGGTATCCATCTTGAATCTTAATTTCTTCAGATGTCTGTTTATGTACCGGAGATCTATAATTAAACTCCACTTTCCGTCAGTTTTAGAAACTGGAAATACCCGAGAATAAACATCTAGACCTTCCTGTTCTTGAGGGACAGGTTCTAGAGCACCCTTTTCTAGGAATTCGTTTATCAACTGCCACATTCTTGCATCTTCTCTTGCATTCAGAACAAATCTCTCTGGGGTTGAATTTTGAAATTTTAAGCCAGTATCCGTTTCTTATTATTTGAAGCATCCATTTGTCTGAAGTAATGTCGCACCAAGCAGGATAAAAGTTAGTAAGTCTGGCTCCTACTGCCCCTGAATAGCCCCTGGCATCAGAACTCATTCTTCGTGGATGGGGCTCCACCTATATTTCTCCTGTATTTGTCCTGAAAGGAAGATGGTCTCAACGATCGGTTCGTTTTGCTCTTCTTCTATATCTTCCTCTGAAGTTGAAACCAGTACCCTGGCGGCCATGAAATCTGAAAGGAGGTCTTTTATGCGTATTTAGAAATACCAAGCCTTTCCCTGTCTTTCAAAATGGTATCCAATTGTGTTCCGAATGGCAAGGCACAGAAATTGCTTTTAGATGCAGAGTCCCCAGACCAGGGCTTCAGCCAGATTGCCCTTCTAGTGGTATTAGCTAATGCCATATTCTTTGCAGATATCTTTAACACGTCTAGCAGAGAATTGCATAAAAAGTCGGCAGCCAATTTTAAAGATGATAACTGCTCTCTAGAAACACCCTCCTGGATGTCCTTTCCTAGATGAGAGAGCCGAGTCTTAATGCCCTGACAACCGGAACGGATG
The Bufo gargarizans isolate SCDJY-AF-19 chromosome 2, ASM1485885v1, whole genome shotgun sequence genome window above contains:
- the MRI1 gene encoding methylthioribose-1-phosphate isomerase; the encoded protein is MSLECLRYSRGSLQVLNQLLLPQLSQYEPVTGVRDGADAIRTMKVRGAPAIAIVGCLSLAVELTSSPPQQTADLLAFVPESLALLVGARPTAVNMKKAADELSAFLAEEAEKPGVTVQELTDSVIRWAESLLEKDVKDNRMIGDLGAQHILQTAGAPSGVVIMTHCNTGSLATAGYGTALGVVRSLQAMGRLSHVFCTETRPYNQGSRLTAYELVYEKIPATLITDSMAAVSMRERQVTAVVVGADRVVANGDTANKVGTYQLAVLAKHHGIPFCVAAPSTSCDLSLPTGGSIVIEERPGHELTDINGVRVAAPGIGVWNPAFDVTPHELITAIITERGVFKPEELKDGLSRGL